In one Sesamum indicum cultivar Zhongzhi No. 13 linkage group LG12, S_indicum_v1.0, whole genome shotgun sequence genomic region, the following are encoded:
- the LOC105175712 gene encoding gibberellin 2-beta-dioxygenase, with protein MVVLSQPINLDNIAQIKTCMPASNIFTVIPVVDLADPNAKHLIVEACKELGFFKVINHGVSMELLTKLEAEAVKFFKSPQQEKEKSGPPNPFGYGNKKIGINGDVGWVEYLLFCTNPEVISQNANAVVPGISETLRCLVKEYVCAVRNMACEVLEMIADELGMGDREVLSRLIRDEKSDSCFRLNRYPPCPDQLQALSGRNLIGFGEHTDPQIISVVRSNNTSGLQICLRDGTWVSVPPDHTSFFFNVGDSLQVMTNGRFRSVKHRVLANSLKSRVSMIYFGGPPLSEKITPLSSVMEEGEESGYKEFTWSEYKKSAYKTRLGDYRLGLFEKSAAQ; from the exons ATGGTGGTTCTATCTCAGCCAATTAATCTTGATAACATCGCCCAGATCAAGACATGCATGCCGGCGTCTAACATTTTCACCGTCATCCCAGTTGTAGACCTTGCAGACCCTAATGCTAAACATCTCATAGTTGAGGCCTGCAAAGAGTTGGGGTTCTTCAAAGTGATCAACCACGGCGTTTCCATGGAGTTGTTGACCAAATTAGAGGCGGAGGCCGTTAAGTTCTTCAAATCACCCCAGCAGGAGAAGGAGAAATCCGGGCCTCCTAACCCTTTTGGCTACGGTAACAAGAAGATCGGCATCAACGGTGATGTGGGTTGGGTTGAGTATCTTCTCTTCTGCACCAACCCTGAAGTCATATCACAGAATGCAAACGCCGTCGTTCCAGGAATTTCAGAAACtttaag GTGTCTTGTAAAGGAGTATGTTTGTGCAGTGAGAAATATGGCGTGTGAAGTTCTTGAAATGATAGCTGATGAATTGGGAATGGGGGATAGGGAGGTGTTGAGCAGGCTGATAAGAGATGAGAAAAGTGACTCTTGTTTCAGGCTAAACCGCTATCCACCTTGCCCAGATCAGCTTCAAGCATTGAGTGGTCGAAATTTGATTGGGTTCGGAGAACACACAGACCCACAAATAATATCTGTTGTAAGATCAAACAACACATCAGGCCTGCAAATCTGCCTCAGAGATGGAACGTGGGTCTCAGTCCCACCTGATCACAcctcctttttcttcaatGTTGGTGATTCCTTGcag GTAATGACTAATGGGAGGTTCAGAAGCGTAAAGCACAGAGTGTTGGCTAATAGTTTAAAATCAAGAGTGTCAATGATCTACTTTGGAGGACCACCTTTGAGTGAAAAGATAACACCTTTATCTTCAGTAATGGAAGAAGGTGAAGAAAGTGGGTACAAGGAATTCACATGGTCTGAATACAAGAAGTCAGCTTACAAGACAAGGTTGGGTGATTATAGGTTGGGGCTTTTTGAGAAATCTGCTGCCCAATAG